One window of the Esox lucius isolate fEsoLuc1 chromosome 8, fEsoLuc1.pri, whole genome shotgun sequence genome contains the following:
- the fryl gene encoding protein furry homolog-like isoform X10 yields the protein MEFLRSLVPAVMSGDGGTLETGGVLSRDTGPRLLRMKRLGLLAMGQTIEEDQDGLVSTSTARPARCSRTNRIKASAPVNSVSRRRAPSVAPQLWEKRNATAMSSITIDPELKPGEFVIKSLFAEFAVLAEKKIEVVMAEPLEKPLSRSLQRGEDAQFDQLISSMSSVAEHCLPSLLRTLFDWYRRQSGTEDESYEYRPRSSTKSKGDEQHRDKDYLLERRDLAIDFIFCLVSVEVLKQIPLHPVPDVLVHEVLNLAFKHFKHKEGYSGPNTGNVHIIADLYAEVIGVLTQSKFQAVRKKFITELKELRQKEQSPYVVQSIISLIMGMKFFRVKMYPVEDFEASFQFMQECAQYFLEVKDKDVKHALAGLFVEILIPVAAAVKNEVNVPCLKNFVEMLYQTTFDLSSRKKHSLALYPLVTCLLCVSQKQFFLNNWHIFLTNCLSHLKNKDPKMSRVALESLYRLLWVYIIRIKCESNTVTQSRLLSIVSALFPKGSRSVVPRDTPLNIFVKIIQFIAQERLDFAMKEIIYDLLCVGKSHKTFTINPERMNIGLRAFLVIADSLQQKDGEPPMPTTGVIMPSGNTLRVKKIFLATTLTDEEAKVIGMSLYYPAVRKALDNILRHLDKEVGRSMSMTSVQMSNKEPEDMITGERKPKIDLFRTCVAAIPRLIPDGMSRQDLIELLAKLTIHMDEELRGLAFTTLQALMVDFPEWREDVLSGFVYFVVREVTDVHPTLLDNAVKMLLQLISQWRQAVQTSNKSHEAQQGPGSGTPLPLERSPLWGVLHVVEGLALVVLCSCRPATRRLAVNVLKEVRALHTALGIAKGDEELAIDVMDRVSASVLESFIHLTGADQTNLLYCPSGIDLQTLAEWSSSPISHQFDVVSPSHIWVFAHVTQGQDPWAISLSSYLRQEHLPKHCPTAVSYAWMFAYTRLQLLSPQVDINSPINAKKVNSLSSSSDSYVGLWRNYLILCCSSATSSPNSSSSSTSGSVRCSPPETLASTPDSGYSYDSKIIGTPSPSSLFKHVVPMMRSESMDITESLVLGLGRTNPVAFRELIEELNLIIKEALERRPENMKRRRRRDILRVQLVRIFELLADAGVISQTTSGGLDGESHSLNSTLLEYVDLTRQLLEAENDKDSDTLKDIRCHFSALVANIIQNVPVHQRRTIFPQQSLRHSLFMLFSHWAGPFSIMFTPLDRYSDRNMQINRHQYCALKAMSAVLCCGPVADNVGLSSDGYLYKWLDNILDSQDRKVHQLGCEAVMLLLELNPDQSNLMFWAVDRCYTGSRRVAAGCFRAIANVFHNRDYQFDTVVLLNLILFKAADSSRDIYEVAMQLLQILEPKLFRYAHKLEIQRTDGILTPPSPLPHLYSVSYYQLSEELARTYPELTMPIFSEVSQRIQTAHPGGRQVMLHYLLPWMNNVELVDFKPSPRRQEEAPMGEEEEDARERDLMMVNSRRWLRGEGWGSPHATTMVLNNLMFMTAKYGDEFAWSEIENVWTTLADSWPKNLKIILHFLISMSGVNSEPSLLPYVKRVVVYLGRDKTMQLLEELMFELDLTDPVSSAVTHMDNPPYYRITSSYKIPSVTSAAPRCLSRSLSTGTTSSSNTMVPGAEGHHDTSKNKDPNMDDSYVHLDIYSGLNSNLNRQHHRLESRYSSSSGGSYEEEKSDSMPLYANWRLKVMDHNRPEPLPFPPTGGCWSPLVDYLPETNTPGVPLHRCNIAVILLTDLIVDHGVKVEWSAYIHLLLHSIFIGFDHQHPEVYEHCKRLLLHLLVVQGTNSSVQSLASVLLRNREYNDPKVLTVKPTPHQFNLTGVCDFVPDYQPSPMTDSGLSSSSTSSSISLGAGGTPLPHLTPALINEVDVTAEQDEKVKALIEFVTSRKRGPLWNHEDVSPKNPHIKSADQLSVFLRHVVTVFKQSESGFQLDQLLSEVALQTALSCSSRHYAGRSFQIFRALKQPLTAATLSAVLSRLVETVGDPGEEAQGFVIELLLTLESGIDTLADTVKNYDLLIALAQASAPEHSLGAKFAANRKSTGQLNLSSGGLFLPGHYPHGHARSNSLRASLMGERKGDRRRSNTLDVADRLCGSHGNLARTRSLSSLREGGGGGPGREATPPVDPSNLMATVFWIATSLLESDYEFEYLLALRLLNKLLGQLPLEKADSRERLERVQAKLKWYSFPGLLQLFLKGFTSTSTQELTIHLLSKLISVSRHTLVDPSQVAGKRAGFPLNILCLLPHLIQHFDNPTPFCKETADKIAKVCAEEKTSTLSNKSATLSNLAHMMTLYSTHSYSRDYSNWINVVCRYLHDAFPEITFNLVTYLAELLEKGLPSMQQSLLQIIYSLLSHIDLSAAPVKQFNLEIMKIIGKYIQSPYWKEAQNILKLVVSRSASLVVPDEMQRSYSTESSGSPEIAFTRIFNNSSKELPGKTLDFHFDISETPIIGHKYGDQRTAAGRNGKPQVIAVTRSTSSTSSGSNSNGLVPVSWKRPQLSQRRTREKLMNVLSLCGAESGIPKNPSVRHPACQTVVFSSNEDLDSGDQQTSLIPTVEEAVREEEVQGEDAGSEQQFGVFKDFDFLDVELEDAEELQGESMDNFNWGVRRRSLDSMDKGEGDGDTPSLQECQYAGSTPSLNLTNQEDTDESSEEEVLTASQILTRSGLMNSDSATDDATSNHVDSLQQSQESSCSGLTEETTALLPRVDSPALEMPRSDSLSSQLPEDGVSMTAADELSSSVSTDTGFGSSAPPLPPDPPELYDLTDTQDPHDQLDPAPPPPPAIDTPPGSLCEEGDSLTVLPPLPDSPCGSVCEEDVTLALKELDERCEEEEADFSDMSSSHLHVEKRNLGVVSEKPECCWHEYFSQDEGDQDGYPEIKASPPPSPFLSAILAAFQPVAYDNEEDAWRCHVNQMLSDTDGSSAVYTFHVFSRLFKSMHRKFSTITHSSVRFLGERLQRMGNQFLSSLEVMTSHSQCPTVLLDAETLVSCGLLETLKFSVLELQEHLDTYNGKREAAEEWLENCRKTFGDKDDNQRPNTQAQQMEKLAELELCRRLYKLHFQLLLLFQAYCKLISLVDTIKGDAEVTNMSEELAMLESCLKQAETGVDGQEEMGVSDASQTSTESAIQSLIESLRARDFGSALTQVKTFRSLWPNDIFGNESDDAVQTLLHIYFRHQTLGQTGCLAVVGPSRDLSQASGRLMELNLQIREALSQACQLPQTTVVSTGL from the exons GAGAAACCCTTATCACGGTCCCTTCAGAGAGGGGAAGATGCCCAGTTTGATCAG TTAATAAGCTCTATGAGCTCCGTAGCGGAACACTGTTTGCCCTCCCTGCTGCGAACACTATTTGACTGGTATCGGCGGCAGAGCGGCACTGAGGATGAGTCCTATGAGTACAGGCCTCGCTCCAGCACCAAGTCCAAAGG GGATGAACAGCATCGGGACAAAGACTACCTGTTGGAGCGGAGGGACTTAGCCATAGATTTCATATTCTGTTTAGTTTCAGTAGAAGTGTTAAAACAG ATTCCTCTTCATCCCGTGCCAGATGTTTTAGTACATGAAGTTCTGAACCTGGCATTCAAGCACTTTAAACACAAAGAGGG gTACTCTGGCCCCAACACTGGCAATGTACACATCATTGCTGACCTGTATGCTGAAGTCATTGGAGTGCTCACACAGTCAAA GTTCCAGGCGGTGCGTAAGAAGTTCATCACAGAGCTGAAGGAGCTGAGGCAGAAGGAGCAGAGCCCCTATGTGGTCCAGAGCATCATCAGCCTCATCATGGGCATGAAGTTCTTCAGGGTCAAGATGTACCCAGTGGAGGACTTTGAGGCCTCCTTCCAGTTCATGCAG GAGTGTGCGCAGTACTTCCTGGAGGTGAAGGATAAGGATGTAAAGCATGCCCTGGCTGGCCTGTTTGTGGAGATCCTTATCCCTGTTGCAGCT GCAGTGAAGAATGAAGTCAACGTGCCGTGCCTCAAGAACTTTGTTGAGATGCTCTACCAGACGACCTTTGACCTTAGCTCCAGAAAGAAGCACTCCTTG gcACTGTATCCTCTGGTGACGTGTCTGCTGTGTGTCAGTCAGAAGCAGTTCTTCCTCAATAACTGGCACATCTTCCTCACAAACTGCCTCTCTCATCTGAAG AACAAAGATCCCAAGATGTCCCGTGTGGCGCTGGAGTCGCTCTACAGACTGCTGTGGGTCTACATCATCAGAATCAAGTGTGAGAGTAATACGGTCACACAGAG CCGGCTGCTCAGCATTGTTTCAGCACTTTTCCCCAAAGGTTCCCGCAGTGTGGTGCCGAGGGATACGCCCCTCAACATCTTCGTCAAGATCATCCAGTTCATAGCTCAG GAAAGGCTGGACTTTGCTATGAAGGAGATCATTTACGACCTCCTTTGTGTTGGGAAATCTCACAAGACCTTCACCATCAACCCAGAG AGGATGAATATCGGCCTCAGGGCCTTCCTGGTCATAGCTGACAGTTTGCAGCAGAAGGACGGGGAGCCTCCAATGCCAACCACAGGGGTCATCATGCCTTCAGGAAACACCCTGCGCGTCAAGAAGATCTTCCTGGCCACCACCCTCACTGACGAGGAGGCCAAGGTCATCG gcatgtCACTATACTACCCTGCCGTGAGGAAGGCCTTGGACAACATCCTACGTCACCTAGACAAGGAGGTGGGCCGTTCCATGAGCATGACCAGCGTCCAGATGTCCAACAAGGAACCTGAGGACATGATCAC GGGGGAGAGGAAGCCAAAGATCGACCTGTTTCGTACGTGTGTGGCAGCCATCCCCAGACTGATCCCAGACGGCATGAGCCGACAAGACCTCATTGAGCTGCTGGCCAA GCTGACCATCCACATGGATGAGGAGCTGCGCGGCCTGGCCTTCACCACCCTGCAGGCCCTGATGGTGGACTTCCCAGAGTGGAGGGAGGACGTGCTCTCCGGCTTTGTCTACTTTGTTGTGCGTGAGGTCACCGACGTCCATCCCACGCTGTTGGACAATGCTGTCAAGATGCTGCTGCAGCTCATCAGCCAGTGGAGGCAGGCCGTCCAGACCAGCAACAAGAGCCACGAGGCCCAG CAGGGCCCTGGCAGCGGTACGCCTCTCCCCCTGGAACGCTCTCCTCTGTGGGGGGTGCTGCATGTGGTGGAGGGCCTGGCTCTGGTGGTGCTGTGCAGCTGCCGCCCCGCCACCCGCAGGCTGGCCGTTAACGTCCTCAAAGAGGTCCGAGCCCTGCACACCGCTTTGGGAATCGCCAAG GGAGACGAGGAATTGGCCATAGATGTTATGGACAGAGTCAGTGCGTCTGTGCTGGAGAGCTTCATCCACCTGACTGGAGCTGACCAG ACCAACCTCCTTTACTGTCCCAGCGGTATTGACCTGCAGACGCTGGCAGAATGGAGCTCGTCTCCTATCAGCCACCAGTTCGACGTGGTCAGCCCGTCGCACATCTGGGTGTTTGCCCATGTGACGCAAGGTCAGGACCCCTGGGCCATAAGCCTGTCCAGCTACCTGCGCCAGGAGCACCTGCCCAAGCATTGCCCCACCGCGGTCAGCTATGCCTGGATGTTTGCCTACACACGCCTCCAGTTGCTGTCTCCACAAGTGGACATCAA CAGCCCTATAAATGCCAAGAAGGTGAACAGCCTGAGCAGCAGTAGTGACTCATACGTGGGGCTATGGAGGAACTACCTTATCCTCTGTTGCAGCTCCGCCACCTCCTCCCCCaactcctcctcatcctccacctCCGGCTCCGTCCGCTGCTCCCCGCCTGAGACGCTGGCGTCCACGCCGGACAGTGGCTACAGCTATGACTCAAAG aTTATTGGCACTCCGTCCCCCTCATCCCTGTTCAAACACGTCGTCCCGATGATGCGCTCTGAGAGCATGGACATAACAGAGTCTCTCGTCCTGGGTCTTGGCCGGACCAACCCCGTGGCCTTCAG AGAGTTAATAGAGGAGCTGAACCTCATCATTAAGGAGGCTCTGGAGAGGAGGCCGGAG AACATGAAGCGACGCAGGCGCCGTGACATCCTCAGGGTCCAGCTGGTCCGGATCTTTGAGCTGCTGGCGGATGCTGGAGTCATCAGTCAGAC TACGAGTGGCGGTCTGGATGGGGAGAGTCACTCTCTGAACTCTACCCTGTTGGAGTATGTGGATCTGACCAGACAGCTGCTGGAGGCCGAAAATGACAAAGACTCAGACACACTGAAGGACATCCGCTGCCACTTCAGCGCCTTGGTGGCCAATATCATCCAGAACGTCCCAG TTCACCAGAGGAGGACCATCTTCCCCCAGCAGTCTCTGAGACACAGTCTGTTCATGTTGTTCAGCCACTGGGCCGGGCCGTTCAGCATCATGTTCACCCCGCTGGATCGCTACAGCGACCGCAACATGCAGATCAACCGGCACCAGTACTGTGCACTCAAG GCCATGTCTGCTGTGTTGTGCTGCGGTCCAGTTGCTGACAACGTGGGCCTCTCCTCAGATGGCTACCTTTACAAGTGGCTGGACAACATCCTGGACTCCCAGGACAGGAAG GTGCACCAGTTGGGCTGTGAGGCTGTGATGCTGCTGTTGGAGCTGAATCCAGACCAGAGTAACCTGATGTTCTGGGCCGTGGACCGCTGCTACACTGGGTCACGGCGCGTGGCGGCCGGTTGCTTCAGGGCCATCGCCAACGTCTTTCACAACAG GGATTACCAGTTTGACACTGTGGTGCTGCTCAACCTAATCCTGTTCAAGGCAGCTGATTCGTCCAGAGATATCTATGAGGTGGCCATGCAGCTGTTGCAG ATCTTGGAGCCCAAGCTCTTCCGTTACGCTCATAAACTAGAGATCCAGAGAACAGATGGGATTctgacccctccctctcccctgcctCACCTCTACTCCGTCTCCTACTACCAGTTGTCTGAGGAGCTGGCCCGGACCTACCCGGAGCTCACCATGCCCATTTTCTCAG AGGTAAGCCAGCGCATCCAGACAGCGCACCCTGGTGGTCGCCAGGTGATGCTTCACTACCTCTTGCCGTGGATGAACAACGTGGAGCTGGTGGACTTTAAGCCTTCGCCTCGGAGACAGGAGGAGGCGCCCatgggtgaggaggaggaggatgccCGGGAGCGTGACTTGATGATGGTCAACAGCCGCCGCTGGCTCCGAGGGGAGGGCTGGGGCTCCCCGCACGCCACAACCATGGTGCTCAACAACCTCATGTTTATGACTGCCAAG TATGGGGATGAGTTTGCCTGGTCAGAGATAGAGAATGTGTGGACCACCCTCGCAGACAGCTGGCCAAAGAACCTCAAGATCATCCTGCACTTCCTGATCAGCATGTCAGGGGTTAACAGTGAGCCCAGCCTCCTGCCCTAT GTGAAGCGGGTGGTGGTGTACCTGGGCAGAGATAAGACTATGCAGCTTCTGGAAGAGCTGATGTTTGAACTGGACCTGACAGACCCAGTGAGCTCGGCTGTCACTCATATGGACAACCCCCCCTACTACCGCATCACCTCCAGCTACAAGATCCCCTCGGTCACCTCAGCAG CTCCTAGATGCCTTTCCCGGTCTCTGTCCACAGGAACCACCTCCAGCAGTAACACCATGGTGCCGGGAGCAGAAGGTCACCATGACACCAGCAAGAACAAAGACCCCAACATGGATGACAG TTATGTCCATCTGGACATCTACAGCGGTCTGAACAGTAACCTGAACCGCCAGCACCACCGCCTGGAGTCTCGCTACAGCAGCAGCTCTGGAGGATCCTACGAGGAGGAGAAGA GTGATTCTATGCCGCTGTACGCTAACTGGCGTCTGAAGGTGATGGACCACAACCGTCCAGAGCCACTCCCCTTCCCGCCCACAGGGGGCTGCTGGTCCCCTCTGGTGGATTACCTGCCAGAGACTAATACCCCCGGAGTACCCCTCCACAG GTGCAACATCGCTGTGATCCTACTGACTGACCTCATAGTGGACCACGGGGTCAAGGTGGAGTGGAGTGCCTACATTCACCTCCTGCTGCACTCCATCTTCATAG GGTTTGACCACCAGCATCCCGAGGTCTATGAGCACTGTAAACGCCTGCTGCTTCACCTGCTTGTGGTCCAGGGAACCAACAGCAGCGTCCAATCCCTGGCCTCCGTGCTACTGCGCAACCGGGAGTACAACGACCCCAAGGTGCTGACTGTGAAGCCAACGCCCCACCAGTTCAACCTCACAG GAGTGTGTGACTTTGTGCCAGACTACCAGCCGTCTCCCATGACAGACTCAGGCCTGAGCTCCAGCTCGACATCGTCCAGCATCAGCCTGGGAGCCGGAGGAACGCCCCTGCCTCACCTCACCCCTGCCCTGATCAATGAGGTGGATGTCACCGCCGAGCAGGACGAGAAGGTCAAAGCCCTCATTGAGTTTGTCACTTCCAG GAAGCGGGGTCCCCTGTGGAACCACGAGGATGTGTCACCCAAGAACCCCCACATAAAGAGTGCTGACCAGCTCAGCGTGTTCCTCAGACATGTAGTGACTGTCTTCAAACAGTCCGAGTCAG gTTTCCAGCTGGACCAGTTGCTCAGTGAGGTCGCCCTGCAGACGGCCTTGTCCTGCTCCTCTCGGCACTATGCAGGCCGATCCTTCCAGATCTTCAGGGCACTCAAACAACCTCTGACAGCTGCCACTCTTTCTGCTGTCCTGTCACGCCTTGTAGAGACAGTGGGAGATCCTGGAGAGGAAGCACAG GGTTTTGTTATCGAGCTGCTGCTGACTTTGGAGTCAGGGATCGACACGCTCGCTGACACCGTGAAGAACTATGACCTTCTCATCGCCTTGGCACA GGCCTCTGCTCCTGAGCACTCGCTGGGGGCTAAGTTTGCAGCCAATAGGAAGAGCACGGGCCAGCTGAACCTGAGCAGTGGGGGTCTGTTCCTCCCGGGCCACTACCCGCATGGCCACGCCCGCAGCAACTCCCTCCGCGCCAGCCTCATGGGCGAGCGCAAGGGCGACCGCCGCCGCAGCAACACCCTGGACGTCGCCGACCGCCTCTGTGGTAGCCACGGCAACCTGGCCCGAACGCGGAGCTTGTCGTCTTTGCGGGAGGGCGGAGGGGGTGGGCCCGGCAGGGAGGCCACCCCTCCGGTGGACCCGTCCAACCTGATGGCCACGGTGTTCTGGATAGCCACCTCCCTCCTGGAGTCGGACTACGAGTTTGAGTACCTGCTGGCCCTGCGGCTGCTCAACAAGCTACTGGGCCAGCTTCCCCTGGAGAAGGCCGACAGCAGGGAGAGGCTGGAGAGGGTGCAAGCCAAGCTGAAGTGGTACAGCTTCCCCGGCCTGCTGCAGCTGTTCCTCAAGGGCTTCACCTCAACGTCCACCCAGGAGCTCACCATCCACCTGCTCAGCAAGCTCATCAGCGTCTCCCGACACACTCTGGTCGACCCCTCCCAGGTGGCAGGTAAGAGAGCAG GATTCCCTCTGAACATCCTGTGCCTGCTGCCTCACCTCATCCAGCACTTTGACAACCCTACACCGTTCTGCAAGGAGACGGCTGACAAGATAGCCAAGGTGTGTGCCGAGGAGAAGACGTCCACGCTGTCCAACAAGTCAGCCACGCTGTCTAACCTGGCACATATGATGACCCTGTACAGCACTCACAGCTACTCCAGAGactacagcaactggatcaACGTGGTGTGTCGCTACCTACACGACGCCTTCCCTGAGATCACCTTCAATCTGGTCACCTACCTGGCCGAG TTGCTTGAGAAAGGCCTACCCAGCATGCAGCAGTCCCTGCTACAGATCATCTACAGCCTGTTGAGTCACATTGACCTTTCAGCTGCGCCGGTCAAACAGTTCAACCTGGAGATCATGAAGATCATTGGCAAATACATCCAG AGCCCGTACTGGAAGGAGGCCCAGAACATCCTGAAGCTGGTGGTGTCTCGGTCGGCCAGCCTGGTGGTGCCAGATGAGATGCAGCGCTCCTATAGCACCGAGTCCTCAGGGTCCCCAGAGATCGCCTTCACTCGGATATTCAACAACTCCTCTAAGGAGCTGCCCGGCAAGACGCTGGACTTCCACTTTGACATCTCAGAG ACGCCCATCATAGGGCATAAGTATGGGGACCAGCGCACAGCTGCGGGGCGGAATGGGAAGCCGCAGGTCATCGCTGTGACACGAAGCACGTCTTCCACATCCTCTGGATCCAACTCCAATGGCCTGGTGCCTGTCAGCTGGAAGAGGCCTCAGCTCTCCCAG AGGAGAACTAGAGAGAAGCTCATGAATGTTCTCTCTCTGTGCGGTGCCGAGTCGGGCATTCCCAAGAATCCTTCTGTAAGACACCCTGCATGTCAAACT GTGGTGTTCTCGTCCAACGAGGACCTGGACTCAGGCGACCAGCAGACCAGTCTGATCCCCACAGTGGAGGAGGCGGTAAGGGAAGAGGAGGTTCAAGGGGAGGACGCAGGAAGTGAGCAGCAGTTTGGGGTCTTCAAGGACTTTGACTTCCTGGATGTGGAGCTGGAGGACGCAGAG GAGCTGCAG GGCGAGAGCATGGACAACTTCAACTGGGGCGTGCGTCGGCGCTCCCTGGACAGCATGGACAAGGGGGAAGGAGACGGGGACACGCCGTCCCTGCAGGAGTGTCAGTACGCGGGCAGCACGCCCAGCCTCAACCTCACCAACCAGGAGGACACGGACGAGTCGTCTGAGGAGGAGGTACTGACCGCTAGCCAGATTCTCACCCGCTCTGGCCTC ATGAACAGTGACTCAGCTACGGACGACGCCACGTCCAACCACGTGGACTCTCTGCAGCAGTCCCAGGAGTCATCCTGCAGTGGTCTGACGGAAGAGACCACCGCCCTGCTGCCCCGCGTGGACAGCCCCGCCCTGGAGATGCCCCGCTCCGACTCCCTCAGCAGCCAGCTGCCTGAG GACGGGGTTAGCATGACGGCAGCGGACGAGCTGAGCAGCAGTGTGAGCACAGACACGGGGTTTGGCAGCAGTGCCCCCCCTCTGCCCCCGGACCCCCCGGAGTTGTACGATCTCACGGACACGCAGGACCCCCACGACCAACTTGACCcggccccccctccccctccggCCATAGACACCCCGCCGGGATCCCTCTGTGAGGAGGGGGACTCCCTCACGGTCCTGCCCCCCCTCCCAGACAGCCCCTGTGGCTCCGTGTGCGAGGAGGATGTGACGCTGGCACTGAAGGAGCTGGATGAACgctgtgaggaggaggaggcggacTTCTCGGATATGTCCAG TTCACACTTGCATGTGGAGAAGAGGAATCTGGGGGTTGTAAGCGAGAAGCCGgagtgttgctggcatgaatATTTCAG TCAAGACGAGGGGGATCAGGATGGTTATCCCGAGATCAAGgcctccccacccccctctcccttcctctccgcCATCCTGGCAGCTTTCCAGCCTGTCGCCTATGACAACGAGGAGGATGCCTGGCGTTGCCATGTCAACCAGATGTTGTCTGACACGGATGGGTCCTCTGCTGTGTACACCTTCCACGTGTTCTCCCGACTGTTTAAG AGCATGCATCGGAAgttttccaccatcacccaCTCGTCGGTTCGTTTCCTTGGAGAAAGGCTGCAGCGAATGGGGAACCAGTTCCTTAGTTCCCTGGAGGTCATGACCTCTCACTCTCAGTGCCCCACGGTGCTGCTGGACGCTGAAACA CTGGTGTCATGTGGGCTCCTGGAGACTCTGAAGTTCAGCGTGCTGGAGTTGCAGGAACACCTGGACACGTACAACGGGAAGAGGGAGGCAGCCGAGGAG TGGTTAGAGAACTGCAGGAAGACGTTTGGCGACAAGGACGACAACCAGCGCCCCAACACTCAGGCCCAG CAAATGGAAAAACTAGCA gagTTGGAGTTGTGTCGCCGGCTGTACAAGCTGCACTTCCAGCTACTGCTGCTCTTCCAGGCCTACTGTAAACTCATCAGTCTTGTGGACACCATCAAGGGAGATGCTGAG